A genome region from Cellulosilyticum sp. I15G10I2 includes the following:
- a CDS encoding IS3 family transposase — MLSQVRNETIYLAIQELHKTKAYSITELCDIAGIRRSSYYKWLNRKEGDNERFNKTLLPLVKDAYEEKEGILGYRQMTVKLNREHSFRVNEKRIYRLMKILNLKSVCRRKRRNYIKSTPEITSENVLNREFHADEFGKKWLTDVTEMKYGVGGKAYLSAILDLGDKSIVSFVIGHSNNNELVFKTFDIAHKEYPDVKPIFHSDRGFQYTTKTFKKKLDDAGMTQSMSRVSRCIDNGPMEAFWGMLKSEMYYLKKFSSYDELEAALIDYINYYNNHRYQRRLNCMTPIEYRQYLMNKAA; from the coding sequence CTTGCAATACAGGAACTCCACAAGACTAAGGCATATTCTATCACAGAATTATGTGATATTGCAGGTATACGACGTTCCTCATACTACAAATGGCTAAATAGAAAAGAAGGTGACAACGAGCGTTTCAACAAGACTCTGCTTCCGCTGGTCAAAGATGCGTATGAAGAGAAGGAAGGGATTCTAGGATATCGTCAAATGACTGTTAAATTGAATCGTGAGCACAGTTTCCGCGTAAATGAAAAGAGAATCTACAGGCTTATGAAAATACTTAACCTAAAATCTGTATGTCGTAGGAAGAGAAGGAATTACATCAAGTCCACACCTGAAATCACTTCAGAAAATGTACTGAATAGAGAATTCCACGCAGACGAATTCGGCAAAAAGTGGCTGACTGACGTGACAGAAATGAAATATGGCGTTGGTGGCAAGGCCTATCTCAGTGCCATACTGGATTTAGGAGACAAAAGTATTGTGTCTTTTGTCATTGGACATTCAAACAACAATGAATTGGTGTTTAAAACATTTGATATTGCCCATAAAGAATATCCTGACGTAAAACCTATATTTCATAGTGACAGAGGCTTTCAATATACAACTAAGACGTTTAAGAAAAAGTTGGATGATGCAGGCATGACTCAGAGCATGTCCAGGGTATCGCGTTGCATAGATAACGGACCAATGGAGGCATTCTGGGGAATGCTGAAATCCGAAATGTATTATCTTAAAAAGTTCAGCTCATATGATGAACTGGAAGCAGCCCTCATCGATTACATAAATTATTATAACAACCATCGCTATCAGAGACGACTTAACTGCATGACACCAATTGAATACAGGCAATATCTCATGAATAAAGCTGCATAA